In the genome of Thermodesulfobacteriota bacterium, one region contains:
- a CDS encoding type II secretion system protein, which yields MKDKQGFTLIELTAVMILLGFFLLVAIPKFKDLNDVNIKSTSRRMASIIKYLYNEAAFKKKIYKLSFDLDNEEYWVEVQEGNEFVIPDDPTLKKRKLPEGLSFKDVMTDRSRVNSLGQNEQFILFLPTGFVEPAVIHLESDDGKYYTLATKPYTGGTIVFDEYVDVLNK from the coding sequence ATGAAGGATAAGCAAGGTTTTACCCTCATAGAACTTACCGCAGTCATGATTCTATTGGGCTTCTTTCTACTGGTAGCAATTCCAAAGTTTAAGGATCTAAATGATGTCAATATTAAAAGCACCTCGCGAAGAATGGCCAGTATTATCAAGTATCTTTACAACGAGGCTGCTTTTAAAAAAAAGATCTATAAGCTATCGTTCGATTTAGACAATGAGGAGTACTGGGTCGAGGTTCAGGAGGGAAATGAATTTGTAATTCCTGATGACCCCACATTGAAGAAGAGAAAACTACCGGAGGGTTTATCCTTCAAAGATGTGATGACTGATCGAAGCCGAGTTAATTCACTTGGGCAGAATGAACAATTCATACTATTCTTGCCAACTGGATTTGTAGAACCCGCTGTGATTCATCTCGAGTCTGATGACGGGAAATACTACACGTTGGCAACAAAGCCCTATACCGGTGGCACTATAGTATTTGATGAATATGTGGATGTACTCAATAAATAG
- the gspG gene encoding type II secretion system major pseudopilin GspG codes for MRLQGGFTLIEIMVVLIIIAGLAYIVGTNVMGRLDEARKEQTKIQIKQVESALKLFKIDNGFYPETQQGLEALVVPPTTGRIPQRYSSDGYLEGGKVPLDQWGNDFIYVGPDQTHDSSFEIISPGPDGVYPSDEDISNRNIQ; via the coding sequence ATGAGATTACAGGGTGGATTTACGCTCATTGAGATTATGGTCGTTTTGATCATAATTGCAGGGCTAGCTTATATAGTCGGTACGAACGTTATGGGGCGATTGGACGAAGCTAGGAAGGAGCAAACTAAGATACAGATCAAGCAAGTGGAATCGGCATTGAAATTGTTTAAGATTGATAATGGATTCTATCCCGAAACTCAGCAGGGTCTAGAAGCCTTGGTAGTCCCACCGACTACAGGAAGAATTCCTCAACGTTATTCCTCTGATGGTTATCTTGAGGGTGGTAAGGTTCCCCTAGATCAGTGGGGAAACGACTTTATCTACGTAGGACCAGATCAAACGCACGATAGTTCATTTGAGATAATATCACCAGGCCCGGATGGTGTATATCCAAGCGATGAAGATATATCTAACCGTAACATACAATGA
- the gspF gene encoding type II secretion system inner membrane protein GspF, which produces MPVYKYKAINERGKSLQGIVDADSPKSATDKLKREGVFLSSLKEVKKDKGRGIFRLRGISSSELAVTTRQFSTLISAGLPLEASLQALGEQTEDPKLSQVLTEVKDRISEGSSLANALNEHTRVFSDLYINIVKAGESSGTLDIVLLRLADFLEKQSALRARVRSAMVYPIFMFLIGSGVLFFMMSYVIPRIAKIFEESSKSLPLITLALISFSNFISNNLIALLVVLGAIVFFIFRFKKTDRGKQFYDRLIFKVPIFGKIAKLVAISRFTRTLGTLIGSGIPLLEALEIGEAVVGNSVYVQALRNVRENVREGTSLATPLRESGVFPPLVTRMIAVGEQTGEMEEMLVKIADMYDMQVETYVSTLTSLLEPVMILIIGVIIGFIVFAILLPIFDLTSTIGK; this is translated from the coding sequence ATGCCTGTATATAAATACAAAGCAATTAATGAGAGGGGAAAGTCTCTGCAGGGAATAGTTGATGCAGATTCCCCAAAATCAGCGACAGATAAGTTAAAACGGGAAGGGGTTTTTCTTTCATCGCTTAAGGAAGTGAAGAAGGATAAGGGTAGGGGAATTTTTCGGTTAAGGGGGATAAGCTCCTCGGAGCTAGCGGTTACAACGAGACAGTTTTCTACACTAATTTCGGCCGGGCTTCCACTTGAAGCCTCTCTGCAAGCGCTTGGTGAGCAAACTGAAGATCCAAAGCTCAGTCAGGTACTTACCGAAGTCAAAGATAGGATTAGCGAGGGTAGCTCATTGGCGAATGCTCTGAATGAGCACACGAGGGTTTTTTCGGACCTTTACATAAATATTGTAAAAGCGGGGGAATCTAGTGGGACGTTGGACATTGTTCTCCTGAGGCTTGCGGATTTTCTTGAGAAGCAATCAGCACTCCGTGCCCGCGTGAGAAGTGCCATGGTATACCCTATTTTCATGTTCTTAATTGGCAGTGGCGTGCTTTTCTTTATGATGTCGTACGTGATTCCCAGGATTGCAAAAATTTTTGAAGAGAGCAGTAAATCACTACCACTAATCACACTTGCCTTAATAAGTTTTAGCAACTTCATTTCGAATAATCTGATTGCTCTTTTAGTTGTCTTGGGGGCTATAGTTTTCTTTATTTTTCGCTTTAAAAAAACGGATAGGGGTAAGCAATTTTATGACCGTTTAATATTTAAGGTTCCTATCTTTGGCAAAATAGCAAAGTTGGTTGCAATTTCCAGGTTCACTCGTACTCTTGGAACACTCATAGGGAGTGGTATTCCACTCCTCGAAGCACTAGAGATCGGAGAAGCGGTGGTCGGAAACTCAGTCTATGTTCAAGCCTTGAGAAACGTCCGGGAGAATGTTAGGGAGGGTACGAGCCTTGCGACTCCGCTCAGAGAGAGTGGAGTCTTCCCTCCACTCGTGACTAGGATGATTGCGGTAGGGGAACAAACAGGAGAGATGGAAGAAATGCTGGTTAAGATTGCAGATATGTATGATATGCAGGTTGAGACCTACGTTTCAACGCTTACATCATTACTTGAACCTGTTATGATATTGATAATAGGTGTTATAATAGGATTTATAGTTTTTGCTATACTTCTGCCGATATTCGATTTAACATCTACGATTGGAAAATAG
- the gspE gene encoding type II secretion system ATPase GspE — translation MRNRRSIEEVRSLEEIIVEKNPEASVRIEELTSNNGERFEDAVLKSNLLKDEDMLEVFSEFYEIPHIMKMSERDIDPELVKLLPISFAKRYKLIPLRKEGERVVVVVAPPLDLYVLDEVKSLFGCEIEPHLALSHVVMDNINKVYERDKEMTGDMVHHESMGIPESELQEPKDLLEADDEAPIIRFVNSLLFQAVKEKASDIHIECFEKEVVVRFRKDGMLHKVTRVAKKLQSSVISRVKIMAELDIAEKRKPQDGRIRVKVAGRDVDVRISTVPTSHGESIVMRLLDRSSVLLSLEDLGLFGKKLETINSLIHRPHGIILVTGPTGGGKTTTLYAALERINSPDKKIITIEDPVEYQILGINQIQVNPKVNLTFANGLRSILRQDPDIVLVGEIRDRDTADIAIHASLTGHLVFSTLHTNDSASAITRLIDMGIEPFLVASSLIAVVAQRLVRILCRKCREPYTPIGDELIRIGIDRSEVPESGLYRARGCSECLGTGYAGRSGIFEILVIDDDLRNLTLSTVDSTTIKRKAVEHGMTTLRMDGAEKVLKGQTSIDEVMRVAEESDNH, via the coding sequence TTGAGAAACAGGAGGTCTATTGAAGAAGTGAGGAGTCTTGAAGAGATTATCGTAGAGAAAAACCCAGAGGCAAGCGTTAGGATAGAAGAGCTGACATCGAATAATGGAGAACGGTTTGAGGACGCGGTGCTAAAATCGAATCTTCTAAAAGATGAAGACATGCTGGAGGTCTTCTCCGAGTTCTATGAAATACCACATATCATGAAAATGTCCGAACGAGATATCGACCCTGAGCTTGTAAAGCTCTTGCCTATAAGCTTCGCGAAAAGATATAAGCTTATTCCACTAAGAAAAGAAGGTGAAAGGGTTGTTGTGGTTGTTGCACCACCTTTGGATTTATACGTTCTAGATGAGGTGAAGTCTCTATTCGGTTGTGAAATCGAACCTCATCTTGCATTGAGCCATGTAGTTATGGATAACATAAACAAGGTCTATGAACGCGATAAGGAAATGACAGGTGACATGGTACACCACGAGTCGATGGGGATTCCGGAATCCGAACTACAAGAACCGAAGGATCTACTCGAAGCAGATGATGAAGCGCCAATAATTAGATTTGTAAACTCACTACTATTTCAGGCAGTAAAGGAGAAGGCGAGCGATATTCATATAGAGTGCTTTGAAAAAGAGGTGGTCGTACGGTTCAGAAAGGATGGGATGCTCCATAAGGTTACAAGGGTTGCCAAAAAGCTTCAATCTTCCGTTATATCCAGGGTAAAGATTATGGCAGAGCTCGATATTGCTGAGAAGAGGAAGCCTCAGGATGGCAGGATTCGCGTTAAAGTTGCTGGACGAGATGTGGATGTCAGGATCTCTACCGTACCTACTTCTCACGGTGAGAGCATTGTGATGAGGCTACTCGATCGATCATCGGTTCTTCTCAGTTTAGAGGATCTTGGTCTATTTGGTAAAAAGCTTGAGACTATTAATTCACTTATTCATCGCCCCCATGGAATAATTCTTGTGACAGGCCCAACTGGTGGAGGGAAAACGACTACCCTCTATGCTGCTCTTGAGAGAATAAATTCTCCTGATAAAAAAATAATCACTATTGAGGATCCAGTTGAGTATCAAATATTGGGAATAAACCAGATACAGGTCAATCCTAAAGTAAATTTGACCTTTGCCAATGGACTGAGGTCCATTCTCCGTCAGGACCCGGACATAGTATTGGTGGGAGAGATACGGGATAGAGATACTGCGGACATAGCCATACACGCTTCGCTAACGGGGCACCTGGTTTTTTCTACTCTACACACTAATGACTCTGCCAGTGCAATTACCAGGTTGATCGATATGGGTATTGAGCCATTCCTAGTAGCATCATCTCTCATTGCAGTGGTAGCCCAAAGGCTTGTACGAATACTATGTCGTAAATGCAGGGAGCCCTATACACCGATAGGTGACGAACTCATCAGGATTGGAATCGATAGGAGTGAGGTACCTGAATCAGGTCTATATAGGGCGAGGGGATGCAGCGAGTGTCTGGGTACTGGATATGCTGGCAGGAGTGGAATATTTGAAATTCTTGTTATTGATGACGACCTCAGGAATCTTACCCTAAGCACGGTGGATTCTACCACCATTAAGAGGAAAGCCGTTGAGCATGGTATGACAACACTGAGGATGGATGGCGCGGAAAAGGTTCTTAAAGGACAAACTTCGATAGATGAAGTTATGCGTGTTGCAGAAGAAAGCGATAATCATTGA
- the gspD gene encoding type II secretion system secretin GspD, whose protein sequence is MIKFLQLVLFFITTISGVYVAHLEELVVNSDMGNVISSGLRGNEKREKASLAQTDPSPESREQGPEGKEVHKAESTARKIRYLVREGDTLEGIAKRFQLSVQEILDINGLVENANVIPGQFLIIPLRVKSPKVEVVREGEEGVDGSQRKEAVSEDLVSETDEGEPKTQGRGGETITERKEGRGVSGAEPAESPVSPEEEIVNLQTEMDIRDLIQTMSEITGETFILDDSVKGKQVTIITPQGGFKKQNSLKLFETILDLNGFSIVKKDGINKVVQKRDIKTESIPTEVGVSAGESSESFITRLVPLKNIQASDIANILKPLISPDGDIAVYPDLNTLIIVETRANINRLLDIIENLDLKKEIEFVKIVNSDAADVAAKLVEILGGTGSVSTTRAPAQTTSPAERGTAASRARERVQSRVGATPPSGQSNTAGFRVIVDDRTNTLIVIAYPEDLPKINSIIRKLDVETEEPEEGIYVIHLLNADAEQVVAVISGLIGGGGVSTGGQAVIGARRTGAGTFGGGTFGGGAFGQTVTGRGAVGQTYAGQAGGQRIRGGETTGAATSTVSVVGEEGLRVTADTATNSVIIVSTRKEFEALRRVIEELDVRRRQVYVEAAILEVSLSNITALGTNLSIGFTFNNGNDLGFGGTILPGVPSLLGLAADPAASLNLTNSLSGLFLGVLGEEVDPDGSGPIPPIPSFSALFQALTSLTDVNVLSTPSIITTDNEEAEIVVADVIPFPTGSVVGDAGVTVQTIDRQPVGIRLAITPQISEGDYLNLNIYTEVSAIAPTPADLNTAEFGIATNTRTADSSVVVKNGQTIVIGGLVQDRESSIQNKVPLLGNIPILGNLFKFKRYERNKINLMILLTPRIVENEEDMQQILEQRQRRNMLIQQRGFEKQEVY, encoded by the coding sequence ATGATTAAATTTCTCCAATTGGTCTTATTTTTCATTACCACCATCTCTGGCGTCTACGTGGCTCATTTGGAGGAGTTGGTGGTAAATAGTGATATGGGCAACGTAATTTCTTCAGGTCTAAGAGGGAATGAGAAGCGAGAAAAGGCATCGCTAGCTCAGACTGACCCCTCTCCCGAATCACGGGAACAAGGCCCGGAGGGAAAAGAGGTTCATAAAGCTGAATCAACTGCAAGGAAGATAAGGTACCTGGTTAGAGAAGGGGACACCTTAGAGGGGATAGCTAAAAGATTTCAGTTATCGGTCCAGGAAATTTTAGATATAAACGGTTTGGTAGAGAATGCTAACGTAATTCCCGGCCAGTTCTTGATCATCCCACTAAGGGTCAAAAGCCCGAAGGTAGAGGTCGTGCGCGAGGGTGAAGAAGGTGTGGACGGGTCCCAACGTAAAGAAGCGGTTAGCGAAGACCTAGTATCTGAGACCGATGAAGGTGAGCCTAAAACTCAAGGAAGAGGAGGGGAGACTATTACTGAGAGGAAAGAGGGGCGAGGTGTATCAGGAGCAGAACCTGCAGAATCACCAGTTAGTCCCGAGGAAGAAATTGTAAACCTGCAAACGGAAATGGATATAAGAGATTTGATTCAGACGATGAGCGAGATTACGGGGGAGACATTTATCCTGGATGATTCGGTAAAAGGGAAGCAAGTAACGATCATAACACCGCAGGGGGGTTTCAAGAAACAGAACTCACTAAAACTATTTGAAACAATTTTAGATCTAAACGGGTTTTCAATCGTTAAGAAGGATGGCATAAACAAGGTAGTTCAGAAGAGAGATATTAAAACTGAAAGCATTCCTACCGAAGTTGGAGTTTCTGCCGGCGAATCTTCTGAGAGTTTTATAACGAGGCTTGTGCCTTTGAAAAATATTCAGGCCAGCGATATTGCAAACATTCTCAAGCCACTTATTTCTCCAGATGGCGATATTGCTGTATATCCTGACTTGAACACCCTGATTATAGTTGAGACTAGAGCCAATATTAATAGGTTACTCGATATTATTGAAAATCTTGATCTTAAGAAGGAGATTGAGTTTGTAAAAATAGTTAATAGTGATGCGGCCGATGTAGCCGCAAAGCTCGTGGAGATTCTAGGTGGTACTGGCTCCGTCTCAACCACTCGGGCCCCTGCTCAGACGACCTCTCCAGCGGAAAGAGGGACCGCCGCATCAAGGGCTCGGGAGAGGGTGCAAAGCCGGGTTGGTGCAACTCCGCCTTCAGGTCAATCCAATACGGCGGGGTTCAGGGTTATCGTGGATGATAGGACAAACACCCTAATTGTTATCGCCTATCCTGAGGACCTGCCGAAGATAAATTCGATAATTAGAAAACTAGATGTTGAAACGGAGGAACCTGAAGAGGGAATTTACGTTATTCACCTTCTAAACGCGGATGCTGAGCAGGTGGTTGCAGTCATATCTGGTCTAATAGGCGGCGGCGGCGTGAGTACGGGAGGTCAGGCTGTCATTGGGGCTCGTAGGACTGGAGCCGGTACATTTGGGGGTGGTACATTTGGGGGTGGCGCTTTTGGGCAAACAGTAACCGGAAGGGGAGCTGTCGGACAAACTTATGCCGGGCAAGCTGGAGGACAACGAATCAGAGGAGGGGAAACTACAGGAGCAGCTACTTCCACTGTTAGTGTGGTGGGGGAGGAGGGTTTGAGAGTAACCGCTGACACCGCTACAAATTCTGTAATTATTGTAAGTACTCGTAAGGAATTTGAGGCGTTAAGACGCGTTATAGAAGAGTTGGATGTCAGACGAAGGCAGGTTTATGTAGAAGCTGCCATTCTTGAGGTGAGTCTAAGTAATATCACAGCCTTAGGTACAAATTTGAGTATAGGCTTTACATTCAATAACGGTAACGATCTAGGGTTTGGCGGGACAATACTGCCTGGGGTTCCAAGCCTTCTTGGTTTGGCTGCGGACCCAGCGGCTTCTCTTAATCTAACCAACAGCTTGTCCGGGCTTTTTTTGGGTGTTTTAGGCGAAGAGGTTGATCCCGATGGTTCAGGACCTATACCCCCTATACCATCCTTTAGTGCTCTGTTCCAGGCACTCACATCTTTGACTGACGTTAATGTTCTATCCACTCCTAGCATTATTACAACAGATAATGAAGAGGCAGAAATAGTCGTTGCCGATGTGATTCCATTTCCTACCGGCAGTGTAGTTGGCGACGCTGGTGTCACTGTTCAGACAATTGACAGGCAGCCTGTAGGCATAAGGCTGGCCATTACTCCTCAAATCAGTGAAGGCGATTATCTAAATTTGAACATTTATACAGAGGTATCGGCTATAGCTCCAACACCAGCAGACCTTAATACGGCTGAATTCGGTATCGCTACAAATACGAGGACGGCTGATTCATCAGTAGTTGTGAAAAATGGTCAGACAATCGTAATCGGAGGATTAGTACAGGACAGGGAAAGTTCAATTCAAAATAAGGTTCCTCTTCTGGGTAATATACCCATACTTGGTAATTTATTTAAGTTTAAGAGATATGAGAGAAACAAGATAAATCTTATGATACTTCTTACCCCTAGAATCGTAGAGAATGAAGAAGACATGCAGCAGATCCTGGAACAGAGACAGAGGAGGAATATGCTTATTCAGCAAAGGGGATTTGAGAAACAGGAGGTCTATTGA
- the gspC gene encoding type II secretion system protein GspC, which yields MIISLFKKHTWAINLFLVAVLAYILAQIVIDNIKGKMPALPHEAVASSKSVRVENYVSPNKDLASRKSYDIILKRNIFGLKNTSSANSSGIENVPQTTLNLELLGTVINPSKSSVAVIKNVDSGRVNGYKLDELIDIIQSEKVKVIRIENCVAVLERIGEGPETIKCKKDISDGSSSSQVASRTTLNSGSKEARTTKGYGKGLGENADGINQIDEGVYEIDRKMMDELLSNPNDILTKARVVPHDDGLRFFAIRPNSIFSKIGIRNGDTVHSINDVGLDNVENAFSLFEDLKGQSKFSIDLTRRGKRLTYEYTVK from the coding sequence ATGATTATATCACTATTTAAGAAACATACCTGGGCTATAAATCTGTTCCTTGTTGCAGTGCTTGCTTATATTCTTGCACAGATTGTAATCGACAATATAAAGGGGAAAATGCCTGCCCTCCCTCATGAGGCTGTGGCTTCATCTAAGAGCGTGAGGGTAGAAAATTATGTGAGTCCAAATAAAGACCTGGCTTCACGAAAATCTTACGACATAATACTCAAGCGTAACATATTTGGTCTTAAGAATACATCATCGGCTAATTCATCAGGCATTGAGAACGTTCCACAAACCACGCTAAACCTTGAGCTTCTAGGCACAGTTATCAACCCGAGTAAAAGTTCGGTTGCTGTGATTAAAAATGTTGATTCGGGCAGGGTAAATGGTTATAAGTTGGATGAATTGATCGATATAATACAATCGGAAAAGGTGAAGGTAATTCGGATTGAAAATTGCGTTGCAGTATTGGAGCGCATCGGCGAAGGGCCTGAAACTATAAAATGTAAAAAGGATATAAGTGACGGCTCGTCTTCTAGTCAAGTAGCTTCGAGGACCACGCTTAATAGCGGATCCAAGGAAGCTCGAACAACCAAAGGCTATGGTAAAGGTCTCGGTGAAAACGCTGATGGGATAAACCAGATCGACGAGGGAGTTTATGAGATTGACAGAAAGATGATGGACGAGCTTTTAAGCAATCCAAATGATATCTTGACTAAGGCTCGGGTCGTTCCACATGACGATGGGCTGCGGTTTTTTGCCATAAGACCGAATAGTATTTTTTCCAAGATAGGGATCAGGAACGGCGATACAGTTCATAGCATAAATGACGTGGGGCTGGACAACGTTGAAAATGCATTCAGCTTGTTTGAGGACCTAAAGGGGCAGAGCAAATTTAGTATTGATTTAACAAGGCGTGGGAAAAGACTTACATATGAATATACAGTAAAATGA
- the galT gene encoding galactose-1-phosphate uridylyltransferase — protein sequence MRELRFDPIRNRWVIISTERARRPSDYLMNEDHLNRAENAVVSCPFCEGSEGKTPPEVFAIREPGSEPNSPGWQVRVVPNKYPALHVEDNAHRYATGIFDVVSGAGAHEVIIESPNHDIGLADLDVERVKDVLLAFRERIKDLFRDPRLRYVLIFKNHKAQAGGSIMHTHSQLIATPMVPPIVKQELTASREHYREKERCLVCDLIKQELDYNRRIVFESANYIIWAPFASSFPFETWIVPKKHLHNYSIMDDHELMNLAYVLKLNLLSVKNLLNDPPYNFVIHTSPSRFMRPGHPEHWDSIEYDFHWHLEIIPRLTTIAGFEWGAGLFINPTSPEAAADYLREEIEVRAYKDLDKKKIS from the coding sequence ATGCGCGAACTCAGGTTCGATCCAATTAGAAATAGATGGGTAATAATTTCGACTGAAAGGGCTAGAAGGCCAAGTGACTATCTGATGAATGAGGACCATCTTAATAGGGCTGAAAACGCGGTAGTTTCCTGTCCGTTTTGTGAAGGATCAGAAGGTAAAACACCCCCTGAGGTTTTTGCGATACGAGAGCCGGGATCAGAACCAAACTCGCCTGGCTGGCAGGTTAGGGTTGTTCCAAATAAGTACCCTGCGCTCCATGTTGAGGATAATGCGCATAGATATGCGACTGGAATATTTGACGTTGTTAGTGGGGCTGGTGCACATGAGGTTATCATTGAGTCTCCGAATCACGATATCGGATTGGCGGATCTTGATGTTGAAAGGGTAAAGGATGTACTCTTAGCATTTAGGGAGAGAATAAAAGACTTATTTAGGGATCCAAGACTCCGCTATGTGTTGATATTTAAAAATCACAAGGCACAAGCAGGAGGCTCTATCATGCATACACACTCACAATTAATTGCCACTCCTATGGTTCCCCCTATAGTGAAACAAGAGCTGACGGCAAGCAGGGAGCATTATAGGGAAAAGGAACGATGTCTGGTTTGCGATTTAATAAAACAAGAGCTTGATTATAATAGAAGAATAGTTTTTGAATCAGCTAACTATATTATTTGGGCTCCGTTTGCTTCAAGTTTCCCATTTGAGACTTGGATAGTACCAAAAAAGCATCTCCATAATTATTCTATTATGGATGATCATGAGCTGATGAACCTGGCGTACGTTCTGAAGCTGAACCTACTATCTGTTAAAAATCTTTTGAATGATCCCCCCTATAACTTTGTGATACATACCTCGCCGAGCAGATTCATGCGTCCAGGTCATCCAGAGCACTGGGATTCGATCGAGTACGATTTTCATTGGCATTTAGAGATTATCCCACGTCTCACAACCATTGCTGGATTTGAGTGGGGTGCTGGATTATTCATCAATCCGACTTCACCGGAGGCAGCTGCAGATTATTTGCGAGAGGAAATAGAAGTTCGCGCATATAAAGATTTGGATAAAAAGAAGATCTCTTGA
- the groES gene encoding co-chaperone GroES: MKVKPLYDRILVKRLETVEKTKGGIIIPDSAKEKPQEGEIKALGKGKLLEDGSIRPLDVKVGDKVLFSKYGGTDINIEGEDYLILREEDILAIVES, from the coding sequence ATGAAAGTAAAACCGCTCTACGACAGAATTCTTGTTAAGAGACTGGAGACCGTAGAAAAGACCAAGGGTGGCATTATAATTCCAGATTCCGCAAAAGAAAAACCCCAAGAAGGAGAAATAAAGGCACTGGGAAAGGGAAAGCTACTCGAAGACGGTTCAATACGACCCCTTGACGTCAAAGTTGGGGATAAGGTGCTTTTCAGTAAATATGGCGGTACCGACATAAATATTGAGGGTGAGGATTACTTAATTCTTCGGGAAGAAGACATCTTAGCAATCGTCGAATCTTAA
- the groL gene encoding chaperonin GroEL (60 kDa chaperone family; promotes refolding of misfolded polypeptides especially under stressful conditions; forms two stacked rings of heptamers to form a barrel-shaped 14mer; ends can be capped by GroES; misfolded proteins enter the barrel where they are refolded when GroES binds): protein MAAKEIKFGREAQSAVLIGVNTLASAVKATLGPRGRNVLIEKTFGAPVVTKDGVTVAKEIELDDRFENMGAQMVKEVASKTSDVAGDGTTTATVLAQGIFREGIKLVAAGHDPMKLKRGIDKAVEVVVESIRKLSKQVKGRTEIAQVATVSANGDETIGNIIADAMEKVGKDGVITVEEGKTLQTDLEVVEGMQFDRGYLSPYFVTEPEKMLVELDDPVILLHDKKISNMKDLVPLLEEIARSAKPLVIVAEDVEGEALATLVVNKIRGTLKAAAIKAPGFGDRRKAMLEDIATLTGGKVIAEEAGMTLENATSKDLGRAKKVVIDKDNTTIIGGEGKRAEIEGRIRQIKAQIEEASGEYDREKLQERLAKLAGGVAVIKVGAATEAEMKEKKARVEDALNATRAAVEEGIVPGGGVAFIRAIKAVESFDAADEEEKAGVNIIRKILEEPLRGIATNAGWDGSIVVEKVKEQKGAGGFDAARLEFCDLVEAGIVDPTKVTRYALQNAASVAGLLLTTEALVAEKPEKKDDLGPGAMPPGGMGGMGGMGGMM from the coding sequence ATGGCTGCAAAGGAGATAAAATTTGGCCGAGAGGCTCAGTCAGCTGTTTTAATCGGAGTAAATACACTTGCCAGTGCTGTAAAGGCCACACTGGGACCGAGGGGAAGAAATGTCTTGATAGAGAAGACATTTGGAGCCCCGGTGGTCACCAAAGACGGTGTGACCGTGGCAAAGGAAATTGAGCTTGATGATAGGTTCGAAAACATGGGCGCACAGATGGTAAAGGAAGTGGCATCCAAGACGAGCGATGTCGCTGGAGACGGAACTACCACTGCAACGGTGCTCGCACAGGGAATATTCAGAGAGGGGATAAAGCTTGTGGCAGCGGGACATGATCCCATGAAGTTAAAGAGGGGCATAGATAAGGCGGTGGAGGTGGTGGTAGAGAGTATCAGGAAGTTGAGTAAGCAGGTGAAGGGGAGGACTGAGATAGCACAGGTAGCGACAGTATCGGCCAATGGAGATGAGACTATAGGGAACATCATAGCCGATGCGATGGAGAAGGTGGGCAAGGACGGTGTGATAACGGTTGAAGAAGGGAAGACTCTGCAAACAGACCTTGAAGTGGTTGAGGGGATGCAATTCGACAGGGGGTACCTCAGCCCCTATTTCGTCACAGAGCCAGAAAAGATGCTCGTGGAGCTTGATGATCCGGTAATTCTACTCCATGATAAGAAAATATCGAACATGAAAGACTTGGTTCCACTCCTCGAAGAGATAGCGAGGAGTGCCAAACCACTCGTAATAGTGGCAGAGGATGTAGAGGGCGAGGCGCTGGCTACGCTGGTTGTCAATAAGATCAGAGGAACACTTAAGGCCGCGGCGATCAAAGCGCCTGGCTTCGGAGACAGAAGAAAGGCTATGCTGGAAGATATCGCTACCCTTACTGGAGGAAAGGTAATCGCCGAAGAAGCCGGTATGACCCTTGAAAACGCCACCTCAAAAGATCTTGGACGGGCGAAAAAAGTCGTTATTGACAAAGACAATACAACAATAATAGGCGGCGAGGGTAAGAGGGCAGAAATTGAAGGAAGAATCAGGCAGATCAAGGCCCAGATTGAAGAGGCCTCGGGCGAATATGACAGGGAAAAGCTGCAGGAAAGGCTGGCAAAGCTTGCTGGAGGGGTAGCGGTGATAAAGGTTGGAGCTGCAACTGAGGCCGAGATGAAGGAAAAGAAAGCTAGGGTAGAAGACGCACTCAACGCCACGAGGGCAGCGGTAGAGGAAGGAATAGTCCCCGGAGGGGGGGTAGCCTTTATTAGAGCGATCAAAGCTGTTGAAAGCTTCGACGCCGCCGATGAAGAGGAGAAGGCGGGGGTTAATATTATCAGGAAGATACTCGAGGAGCCTCTTCGAGGAATTGCGACCAACGCTGGCTGGGACGGGTCGATAGTGGTGGAAAAGGTAAAAGAACAAAAGGGGGCCGGCGGGTTTGATGCCGCGAGGCTAGAGTTCTGCGACCTGGTGGAGGCGGGAATAGTAGATCCCACAAAAGTGACCAGGTATGCGCTCCAGAATGCAGCAAGTGTTGCAGGTCTCCTTCTTACGACTGAAGCACTAGTTGCTGAGAAACCGGAAAAGAAAGATGATCTTGGTCCAGGTGCCATGCCACCAGGAGGTATGGGAGGAATGGGTGGTATGGGAGGTATGATGTAG